tgCCAAGCCTACATCGACGTGGGATTGTGAATAAATTAACAATTTGCTTCAATTCCCTTTTTGTTCGTCTTCCATTTTATAGCATGTAGAACCCACTTGAAGCCGAGTCCACATCCTgcgataattgaattttcaggGTTGTATCCTGAtttgtgctgttgtttttctttggaCTAAACGCTGTGGACTCTAATTCATTAAGGACgactcggaatcggaaaagtcggaaaaacaaacacaggAGAGGAAAACACGTCTTTCCAATAAAGTAAAAGGTCCATCCGACCTTCAGGATCCGGAAGAAAATAGTGAAAAATCAAGGAGGCGTTGCGTACGGTATGAGTAGTAACGGGAGACATCCTGTTCCGAATCCTGCCGAAAATCATCACGTACGCCGAAAGTATTGCGAAAACCGGCCGCTGTACCGTCGTTCCCATCAATTGACCGCCGTACGCGCCTACTCGGTGGCCAACGAATCGCGGCACCTACTTGTGTTCGGCGTTCCACAGATTGAGCTCCAGCGCGAAGTGCGCCAAGTATTTGGCCGAATTGGACCGCTGGAAAAGGTCGAAAACGTTACCGCagcttggcagcagcagcacactggCCAAGATCAGGAAGTGGACCCACTAGCGCTCGAACCGTTCACGGACGTTTTCCACGTGTGCTTCAAGAAACTCGAAAAGGCCCGGCGTGCGAAGAAGGTGCTGGATGCGCACAACTTCTACGGTGGCCTTCTACACATCTCGTACGCACCCGAGCGTGAAACGGTGGAGGAAGTGCGTGCTAAGCTGGCCCAGCGCCGATCGGAGGTGCGCTACCGTACGaagatcgttcgatcgaaaccgaaaccaaaggcAAAGCAAGAGTCCAAGCCAGAACCAAGGCCCGAAGCTCGTCCTGTGGTTACTAGTGTGGGTGTaaagcagcgacgacgatcggcCATTATTGCAGCGGCCAGCAGGATGGCGGCGAAGCGAGTCTAGCGAGTGTGTTCGTGGTTCTACAATACGGGCCTCTTGCTCTTCACTGATCGACCAACATCTGATATCAGAATGATTATCTCAGCTGAGGTAAGGTACAAATTCCGGACTGTGGATATCGACTGACTGTAAATTTTTCCATTCGCGATTACACAGGTTAAATGCCGAACCTGTGATCAGGTGTTTTGCTGTGCCAAATGCCGAATTAAGCACGAAGATGGCTACCATCCTGAGGTGGCCATGATACGCAAGATTTGCTACATCTGCAACGACCGTCCATTCCCGTTGCGTAGAGACACAGTCATTTCACCGAACAACCTACTGCTCGCGCACATTTTTAAGGAGCACTTGCCACTGCGTTGCAACAGCTGCACAAAAGTAAGACCGATCGAATGGAACTTACTGTGTGTTCACGATTaaactgttttctttttcctatttttgtAGCTTTTCCTCTCGCCGGATGACTTTAAAAAGATCgggaaatgttttcaattttgccCGACCGCAGCGGCCGAAAAGCAGGGTGCATGTCTGCTGGAAAGTCAGCAGGAAGGTGCCACGATACCAGTGCCGGATCGTCGCACTAcggtgaatgatgatgaagataagGAAAATGACAACAAGGCGACCGCTGTCATTGTGCCGGTCGTTGCGGAGTCAAAGCAGAGGCCACAAAAACGGAGAAGCATCCCGCCCTCGGGAGATCTGTATCCAGTTCCCGAGCCCCAGCAGGAAATAGAAGAGGTGGATGAAGCGCTGTTAACACCTCTGACCAAAATCAACCTTCGCTGGAAGCGCAAAAGTCGCCAAAGCTTCGATAGTATGCTCTCGACCACGGCAAACAACAATAGCTCAACGTTGGAGAGCAATCGGGTAGCTGATGCAGCAGGGCCACGGCCAAAGCTTGTTCGCAGCACCTCTACCCCGATGTACCAGTGGCAGATACTACCATCGATGAAGATATCGAATGATTCGTTTACGGCGAACTTGGGTCAAATGTCGAGCATACACTgtagcagtggcagtgatACGGATAGTCGTGCGGATGATATCTgctctcctccaccacctgcCTCGGCACCATTGCAGGCACCGAAACCAGCGATAGTTGTAGCCGACCCTAGCCCAACGGAAGACTTCCATAAGGTTCGCGCTATTATTCGCAACCAATCGAAGGCGGCAGCGACACCGCTACGCCAGGTTATGTCAAAAAGCATCCAGCGGGCGATCGCTCAGCAcacccaacaacacacacgccaacagcagcatcagcaacttGGTGC
The sequence above is a segment of the Anopheles darlingi chromosome 2, idAnoDarlMG_H_01, whole genome shotgun sequence genome. Coding sequences within it:
- the LOC125952183 gene encoding RNA-binding protein 48 — encoded protein: MSSNGRHPVPNPAENHHVRRKYCENRPLYRRSHQLTAVRAYSVANESRHLLVFGVPQIELQREVRQVFGRIGPLEKVENVTAAWQQQHTGQDQEVDPLALEPFTDVFHVCFKKLEKARRAKKVLDAHNFYGGLLHISYAPERETVEEVRAKLAQRRSEVRYRTKIVRSKPKPKAKQESKPEPRPEARPVVTSVGVKQRRRSAIIAAASRMAAKRV